In Mustela lutreola isolate mMusLut2 chromosome 1, mMusLut2.pri, whole genome shotgun sequence, one genomic interval encodes:
- the LMO2 gene encoding rhombotin-2 isoform X2 has protein sequence MSSAIERKSLDPSEEPVDEVLQIPPSLLTCGGCQQNIGDRYFLKAIDQYWHEDCLSCDLCGCRLGEVGRRLYYKLGRKLCRRDYLRLFGQDGLCASCDKRIRAYEMTMRVKDKVYHLECFKCAACQKHFCVGDRYLLINSDIVCEQDIYEWTKINGMI, from the exons atgtcctcaGCCATCGAGAGGAAGAGCCTGGACCCGTCTGA GGAGCCAGTGGATGAGGTCCTGCAGATCCCCCCGTCCCTGCTGACATGCGGCGGGTGCCAGCAGAACATCGGGGACCGCTACTTCCTGAAGGCCATCGACCAGTACTGGCACGAGGACTGCCTCAGCTGTGACCTCTGCGGGTGCCGGCTGGGCGAGGTGGGGCGGCGCCTCTACTACAAGCTGGGCCGGAAGCTCTGCCGGAGGGACTATCTCAG GCTTTTTGGCCAAGACGGTCTCTGCGCATCCTGTGACAAGCGGATCCGTGCCTACGAGATGACAATGCGGGTGAAAGACAAAGTGTATCACCTGGAATGTTTCAAATGTGCCGCCTGTCAGAAGCACTTCTGTGTGGGCGACAGATACCTCCTCATCAACTCCGACATAGTGTGCGAGCAGGACATCTACGAGTGGACTAAGATCAATGGAATGATCTAG
- the LMO2 gene encoding rhombotin-2 isoform X1: MEGSAVTVLERGGASSPPERRSKRRRRSGGGGGARASEGVRAPAAGQPRATKGAPPPPGTPPPSPMSSAIERKSLDPSEEPVDEVLQIPPSLLTCGGCQQNIGDRYFLKAIDQYWHEDCLSCDLCGCRLGEVGRRLYYKLGRKLCRRDYLRLFGQDGLCASCDKRIRAYEMTMRVKDKVYHLECFKCAACQKHFCVGDRYLLINSDIVCEQDIYEWTKINGMI, from the exons ATGGAAG GGAGCGCGGTGACTGTCCTTGAGCGCGGAGGGGCGAGCTCGccgccggagcgccggagcaagaGGAGGCGCAGgagcggcggtggcggcggcgccCGAGCATCCGAGGGGGTCCGAGCCCCGGCAGCCGGCCAGCCCCGCGCCACAAAGGGAGCGCCCCCGCCTCCTGGCACGCCAcctccctccccaatgtcctcaGCCATCGAGAGGAAGAGCCTGGACCCGTCTGA GGAGCCAGTGGATGAGGTCCTGCAGATCCCCCCGTCCCTGCTGACATGCGGCGGGTGCCAGCAGAACATCGGGGACCGCTACTTCCTGAAGGCCATCGACCAGTACTGGCACGAGGACTGCCTCAGCTGTGACCTCTGCGGGTGCCGGCTGGGCGAGGTGGGGCGGCGCCTCTACTACAAGCTGGGCCGGAAGCTCTGCCGGAGGGACTATCTCAG GCTTTTTGGCCAAGACGGTCTCTGCGCATCCTGTGACAAGCGGATCCGTGCCTACGAGATGACAATGCGGGTGAAAGACAAAGTGTATCACCTGGAATGTTTCAAATGTGCCGCCTGTCAGAAGCACTTCTGTGTGGGCGACAGATACCTCCTCATCAACTCCGACATAGTGTGCGAGCAGGACATCTACGAGTGGACTAAGATCAATGGAATGATCTAG